The Rhizobium viscosum genomic sequence TCTTGAGTGATCCGGCATCGGCTGGTCTGTCTCTTCGGTTTCAGACAGCAGCCTATGCATGCGAAAGTGGCCTGGCAATTTCGATGTGGCCGGCACGGATGGTTTTGCATCCTTGGCCGATACAATGCTAAGAGCCACCCATGACCCTATCAACAGAGCTAGACTGCCAGGCCTGCGGCGCGTGCTGTTCCTATTCGAGCGAATGGCCGAGGTTCACCACCGAAAGTGAAGAGGACCTCGATCTGCTGCCGGCTCAATTCGTCTCGGCAGATCAATCGGGCATGCGCTGTGATGGCGAGCGTTGCTCTGCGCTTTCAGGCACCATCGGTTCGAAAGTATCATGCGTGATCTACGGCCTCAGGCCGGACGTCTGCCGCACATGCCTTCCCGGAGACGACGCCTGTTCGACGGCGCGCAAGGCCTTCGGGCTGGCGTAGCTGCCTTGCCGGGATCTTGCTCTTGAAGGGAGCCTGATCTCGTCATGGCAATCGCAGGGGCATCGCCAAGTCATCGTATCAGAACATTGCTCCCTTCTGGTGCTCCACCGCGAGGAAGGGCCGGGCAGATTTGACGCAGATGGCGCCGTGCCGGAGCTTCGGCGCCACCTGCCGCTCGATCCGGCCCGCCATTCAATCCAGAAGATCGGCCGGCACCTTGCCGCCGTTTTCCGAGAGCTTTTTCATCAGCGCCTTGTGGAGGAAGATGTTCATCTTCGCGCTGTCATTGGTATCGCCGGTATAGCCGAGTTCGGCTGCTAGCTCCTTGCGTTCTGCAAGGCTCGCATCCATTCCGAGCGCCTTCATGAGGTCGACGATCGAATGGCGCCAATCGAGCTTCTGGCCGGATTTCTTCACCGCCGCGTTCAGGATCTGCTCGATATCGGCGCTACTTGCCTGAGTGGGGCTCGCCTGAGTGGGGCTCGCTTGAGCCGGCGGCGGCGCGCCGGTCGCGGGTTCGGTTACCGGCGGAGACCCGGTGGCTGCGGTCGGCTGAGCAGCAGGGGGAGCGGCGGATGCGGGCTCCGGCACGGGTGCTGCCTGTGCTTTGCCGAAAATCGCGTTCTTGATGCGGTCGAAAACGCCCACGGGGAAACCCTCCTCTTGTGGTTGCGATGGGGATGACCGAGAGAGAAGTAGGGTGGCGGCGCGATCCGCAAAGGTGGCGGACGGGAATCATGGGTCGTGAGACGCGGTTCGCAGGTATTAAACGTCTGCGTCCGGCATACCCCCCTCTGTCCTGCCGGACATCTCCCCCACAAGGAGGGAGATTGGCTGGGGGCACCGGCTTTCCCAAACAATCAACGTTGCAGCCCGGCGAAAAGGTGGAGAGGCGGGAGGTGCAGGCCGCTTGTCGATCTCCCCACCTGTGGGGGAGATGTCCGGCAGGACAGAGGGGGGTGCCGCGCACTCGGCGTCAATATTACGCCTCCACCCGATCAAGAAAACTCGTTCGCCCGCGGCCCGGCCAGCGTCACGCGCCAGGTTGATCTCGCGCGAAAATCCTGTGTCGCCAGAAATGTATAGGGCGTGGCTCTCCAGGGCTTCACCCCATTGTTGAGGTTGTCGAGCACATAGTCGCCATCGTCCATGCGGGCGATCAGCACGACATGGTTCTCGTCATGCGGGCCGATCACCACCGAGAGCGCCAGGCGGTTTGCCGGAAATCCGGCGTCGATCAGGTCCTTCATCTTCTGCAGGGCGTAATCCTCGCAGTCGCCCCGGCCGCCGACGGGCAGGGTCCAGTCGTCGGTGGAGCGGTCCTCCGTCGAGCGGACGGTGAGGTTCACGGCGCGGGTGACCTTGCGCAGAAGCGGCATGCCCGCCTGTTCAGCCGGTGCCCGGCCGCCTCTCTGAGCGGACGTCTGATGGCAAAGCCAGCGATAGCTGGCGCAGGCAGAAGCGAATCCCACCGGGGCGCCGATATTCCTGCCGACAGGCAAAGGCTGCCCGGCAAATGCTTGAAATTGCGTCGGAAAAAACACGAGGGAAACAAGACAAAAAAGCCATCGCATGAATCACCCCCTTTATTGTGCGCGGGGAAGATAACATAGTTTATACTAAAACTTTAATAAAATTTATTACTTGCGTAATTAACTATAGATTAAAGAGTTGTGCCATTATCCACGATTTATTCTTGGAATTAACAGGTCGCTAATATAAGAATTCCCTCAGTTAACGGTTTGTTAACTTTGGGAGAGAAAAGATGTTCCGTAAAGCAGCGAAGTATAGCGTCGCCGTTGCTTACCTTCTGGCAAGCAGCAGCCTCACAATGGCCGCGCCGGCAGTTGTAAACTGCGCCAAGGCCGCGCCGGGTTCGATCGAGGCCAGATTGTGCCTGCCGACGAAATCCATCCGCACCGACAATGACAGCCGCACGGTCAACAACGACAGCAGCGGCAACCGTTTCGGCAATCGTTCCGGCGGCCGCTCCGGTTCCGGCTCCGGCTCGCAGGCCTCGAATCAGAGCTCTTCCGGCGACCAGAACACCGGCGGCAATGGCGGCAGCGGAAACACCGGCGGCAGCGGCAATAGCGGAGGCTCCGGTCCTGGTGATGGTGGCGGCTCCGGTCCTGGTGATGGTGGCGGCTCCGGTCCTGGTGATGGTGGCGGCTCCGGCCCCGGCGATCACGGCGGCGGTCACGGGGGGCATCATGGCGGCAAGGACCATGACCACCACGGTGGCGGCAGGGATCATGGCCACGGCGGCGGCAAGGATCATGGCCACGGTGGTGGCAATAGCGGCGGCCACGGCGGCGGCAATGACGGCGGCAACAGCGGCGGCAATGGCGGCGGTAACAGCGGCGGCAATGGCGGCGGCAACAGTGGCGGCAATGGCGGCGGCAACAGTGGCGGCAATGGCGGCGGCAACAGTGGCGGCAATGGCGGCGGCAACAGTGGCGGCAATGGCGGCGGCAACAGTGGCGGCAATGGCGGCGGCAACAGTGGCGGTAACAGCGGCGGCAATGGCGGCGGCAACAGTGGCGGCAATGGCGGCGGCAACAGCGGCGGCAATGGCGGCGGCAACAGCGGCGGCAACGGCGGCGGCAATGGCGGCGGCAACAGTGGCGGCAATGGCGGCGGCAACAGTGGCGGCAATGGCGGCGGCAACAGCGGCGGCAATGGCGGCGGCAACAGCGGCGGCAACGGCGGCGGCAATGGCGGCGGCAACAGTGGCGGCAATGGCGGCGGCAACAGTGGCGGCAACGGCGGCGGTAACAGCGGCGGCAACAGTGGCGGCAACAGTGGCGGCAATAGCGGCGACAACGGTGGTGGCAACGGCGGCGGCAATAGCGGCGGCAACAGTGGCGACAACGGTGGTGGCAACGGCGGCGGCAATAGCGGCGGCAATAGTGGCGACAACGGCGGCGGTAATGGCGGTTCCGACAATGGCGGCAAGGGCGGCAAGGGCGGCCACGGCTGATCCGGCATTCTGAACCGGAAGATGGGCTTCAGAGATCAAGCCCATCTTTCAATGGCGGTATCGGAAATGCGGCCCGGTGACTGTGTCTTTTGCCACTCTCTGCCGGGCGCATTCCCTTTCCTTCCTCATTCCTGTGCCCGCGTGCTGGCGCTAAGGATGTCACAGGAATCCAGTGCCGCGCCTTGGGCGCGGCGAGTGGCTCCAGGTATCGAGTAGGAGCCATTTGCGCCCGAGGGGAGCGGGCGCTCTGGATCTCCGTGAGATAACCCGGGCTGGGCCGGGAACACGGAGACGAGGGGGGAGAGGGGTATTTTGAGGGGCCGGCATCCCGATATCGGGAGGGGGGTGCCGGTTGGGGGGCAAAAAGGGGGTGCCGCAAGGTGCCCCTTTTTTGTTGTGCGGGTTCATAGGATTGGAAGCCTTTGCCGGGATTGGCGAATGCGTGTTGGTCGGCCCCACAATCCGATCCGTCGCGCATGGCACCCATTATGGCAGTTGCTCGCCGATTGATGATTTTGTCAAATTGTGACAGACCGTTGCGTATGGCAACAACAATAGATTTTTCCGAAATGCAGGCTTTCATCGCCGTGGTGACGGAAGGCTCCTTCACCGCTGCGGCGGAACGCCTCGAAACCGACAAGGCGCAGGTGAGCCGCATTGTGCGGCGAATGGAAGAGAAGCTCGGCGCGCGGCTTTTGAACCGATCGACGCGACACCTCAGCGTCACGGAAGTCGGGCGCGACTATTTCGAACGCGCCTCATCGATCCTGACTGCCGCCGAAGCGGCGGAAGCCTCAGTGGCGCAACAGGCCCAGGAGCCGAAGGGGCGGCTCAAGGTGACCGCGGGAGCAGAATTCGGAACGACCCAGGTCGATGGCTGGATTGCCGCATTTCTGCGCAAGTGGCCAAAGGTCGCCGTCGAGGCGGAATACACGAACCGTCTCGTCGACATCATTCATGAAGGTATCGATGTGGCGATTCGCATCGGCCCGCTGCAGGACTCGGAGCTTTCGGCCCGCAGGCTCGGAGAGCTGACCTACGGACTGTACGCTTCTCCCGAATATCTGCAGAACGCGGCGTCCATTCGCACGATCGACGATCTGAAGCACCACGACCTCATCATGCATGCGCCGCGCGGTCGTCCGGCCTGGACACTGGTCAATGGAGAGAAGACGGCGAAGGTCTCGCGAGAGCCGCGCTGCGTGCTCAACAACACTATGGCCGCCAGGAACCTGGCGCTGTCAGGCCTGGGGATCGTGCAGCTTCCGAAATACATGGCCGAACATCATGTTGGCGACGGCTCTCTGGTCGGCGTCTTGCCGGGCTGGGCGCGTGTCCCCGTGCCTGTTCATGCCGTCTTCGCCTCGACGCGCTTTATGGACCCGAAAGTGCGGGGTTTTGTCGACCTCTGCCGCGACCGTTTCGGGCGTGACCTCGAAAGTTTGCGCTGATCTCGTCCATTGTCGGTTCCAGGGGCAACAGTGCGTTGCCCACTCCGCCACTGTTATCATCCGCGCCATTCCCCCATTTCCCGCTCGCGCCACTTGCTGAGGCTCCGGCCAGCCAGGTGTGTGCAGTCAAATGTCGGCGGGTCCCCCGCCGCTCTCCTATGAGAAGGAAATGGAAGTTGACACAAACAATCGGAATTATCGGCTCTGGCCTCGTCGGCAAGGCAGTCGCGCATCTGGCCGTCGCGGCAGGCTATAATGTCGTGATCAGCAATTCGCGCGGTCCTGAAACACTCTCCAAGCTGGTCGGAGAGCTCGGCCCGCGTGCACGCGCCGGGTCTGTCGAAGAGGCGATTGCGGCCGGGGATATCGTCTCGCTTGCGATTCCGCTGCCGACATTCGAGAGCCTGCCGGCCGACAGGTTCGCCGGGAAGATCGTTCTCGATCAGACGAACTACTATCCCGGCATGGGAGATTTTCGAAGAGCCGATCTCGACAATGGCGAGCTCACATCGAGCGAACTGCTGCAGCAGCGCCTCAGCGGCGCAAGGCTGGTCAAGGGAATGCATAATCTCGGCTGGATTCATATGCAGCACAATGCCCGGCCGAAGGGTGATGCCGAACGGACGACCTTGCCCATCGCGGGTGACGATGCAGGCGCGAAGGAAGCCGTCACGCATTTCATCGAGGCAATCGGCTATGATGTCGTCGACGCCGGCTCGCTTGCCGAAAGCTGGCGCATCGAGCCCAACACGCCGATCTATTTCTGGCCCTATGCCCCTGTTGTGCCCGAGGATCTGGTCGAGGAAGAGGCCAAGAAAGTCTTCCAGCAGGCTGGCAAGCCCATCTCTCCGGAAGAGGCCCGGACACTGATCGACAGGACGGTACGTCCGTCGCCGATCGGCGGAACGCTGGAGGGGATGCCGCCGATCCACGTCGCCCTGTTCCTGGAGCTTGCCAGCGCCGATACCGTTCAGAGGTAAGACCTGCAAGACCGGGTGCCCGGTTGCAGGCGCCCGGTCGCCTTGATTGATCATTCAGGCGACGCGTGACAGAACGTTGTCCATGACAACAACAGTTGGCATTTCAGAAATGCGGGTCTTCGTCGCGGTGGTGACGGAAGAATCCTTCACCGCCGCGGCCGAACGGCTGGAGACAGACAAGGCGCGGGTAAGCCGCATCGTGCAGCGGATCGAAGAAAAGCTCGGCGCCCGGCTTTTGAACAGATCGACCCGGCGGCTAAGCGTGACGGAGGTCGGGAGGGACTATTTCGAACGTGCCTCTTCGATCCTGGCTGCCGCGGAAGCGGCCGAAGCCGCAGTCGCGCAGCAGAGCCAGGAGCCCAAGGGTCGTCTCAAGATCACGGCGACTCCCGAATTCGGAACCACACGGGTCGACAGCTGGGTCGCAGCCTACCTGTCCAGGTGGCCGAAGGTCACTGTGGAAGCGGTGTATTCGATCCGTTTCGTCGATATCATTCATGAGGGGATCGATGTCGCGATCCGTCTCGGTGCATTGCAGGATTCGGATCTTTCCGCCCGTAAACTTGGAGAAGTGACCTACGGTCTCTATGCCTCCCCGGATTATCTGAAACGCGCCGGGGCACCCCGCACGGTCGAGGACCTGAAGCGTCACGATCTCATCATGAAGACGTCGAGCGGTCGTTCGAGCTGGACCCTCGTCAACGGCGAGGCGACGGAGAAGGTGTCGCAGACGCCGCGCTGCGCGCTCGATAACATAGTCGCTGCCAGGAACCTGACATTATCAGGTCTGGGAATCGCCCACCTTCCTCGATACATGGCCGAGCCATATGTGGCCGAAGGCACGCTCGCCCGCGTTTTGCCGGGCTGGGCGAGTGTCCCGATGCCGGTCCACGCCGTCTTCGCCTCGACGCGCTACATGGACCCGAAGGTGCGCGGCTTTGTGGATCTGTGCCGCGATGCTTTCAGAGATAGCAGCGACATCGGCGCAGGGTAAAACGATCCGGCTCACGGCCATGGCCGTATTCGACCGTCATCAGCAAAACACGCCGGCAGATTGCGCCGGAACCTGACGCCTGGGGCGCAGGCCGGGCCTAGAAGGCTGCCGACAAGCGGCGATTGCCGCCGTCATTGTTGCTCGAGGGAGCAACGGAGTGGGGCGCGTGGAGCGTCTAATCTGCCCCCAGGCGATATCTTATGTCTCACCCTGTCGCTTCCAAACGAGCGGCAAGGTCCGAAGTACAGAGGATATCGAATGAAGATCGGAATTTTGAATGCCGGCAATGTCGGCAGTCGCCTGGCAAGGGCGTGGGCATCTGCCGGCCATGAGCTCGTCATCGCCAAGGATGGCGAGGACCGCAAGCTCGCACCGCTGCTTGAAGAATTGGGCGACAGCGCCAGGCTCGGCACGATCCGCGAGGCCGCCGAGTTCGGAGAGGCGGTTCTGTTCTCCGTCTACTGGCCGCGGGTGGAGGCGATTGCCGGCGAAGTCGGCGACGCTCTCGACGGCAAAGTCGTGATCGAGACGATGAACCCGCTCGGCGTCACCGCCGACTTCCAGCATTTCCACGATCTGGACTTCATGCGCGACAGCTCGACTGCGGAAGTTCTGCAAAGGCGCCTGCCGAAGGCCCGCATCGTCAAGGCCCTCAACCTGCTGGCGGCGCCGGTGCTGGAGGCGGCCGCGTGGTCGGGCTCGCCGGTGAAGCCCGCCGTCTTCTATGCAAGTGACGATGCGGCGGCCGGGCAGGTGACACGCAGCCTGATCGCCGACGCCGGTTTCAGACCCGTCAACGCCGGCCCCCTCAAGGGCGCCCGGCAACTCGAGCAGGTCGGTGTGCTCCTGCATCATATCGCAGATCATGAATATGGTGGCGATGCCGATCTGGTCCGCCTGGCTCTCACCGTCATCGAGGCAAGCCCCGGTCCAATCCTGCGCCAGCGGCTCGTCTGAGGCGCTCGCAGAGCAGTCTGCCTAGCAAAACAAGATCCCG encodes the following:
- a CDS encoding YkgJ family cysteine cluster protein encodes the protein MTLSTELDCQACGACCSYSSEWPRFTTESEEDLDLLPAQFVSADQSGMRCDGERCSALSGTIGSKVSCVIYGLRPDVCRTCLPGDDACSTARKAFGLA
- a CDS encoding DUF3597 domain-containing protein, whose product is MGVFDRIKNAIFGKAQAAPVPEPASAAPPAAQPTAATGSPPVTEPATGAPPPAQASPTQASPTQASSADIEQILNAAVKKSGQKLDWRHSIVDLMKALGMDASLAERKELAAELGYTGDTNDSAKMNIFLHKALMKKLSENGGKVPADLLD
- a CDS encoding transglutaminase-like cysteine peptidase, yielding MRWLFCLVSLVFFPTQFQAFAGQPLPVGRNIGAPVGFASACASYRWLCHQTSAQRGGRAPAEQAGMPLLRKVTRAVNLTVRSTEDRSTDDWTLPVGGRGDCEDYALQKMKDLIDAGFPANRLALSVVIGPHDENHVVLIARMDDGDYVLDNLNNGVKPWRATPYTFLATQDFRARSTWRVTLAGPRANEFS
- a CDS encoding LysR family transcriptional regulator; this translates as MATTIDFSEMQAFIAVVTEGSFTAAAERLETDKAQVSRIVRRMEEKLGARLLNRSTRHLSVTEVGRDYFERASSILTAAEAAEASVAQQAQEPKGRLKVTAGAEFGTTQVDGWIAAFLRKWPKVAVEAEYTNRLVDIIHEGIDVAIRIGPLQDSELSARRLGELTYGLYASPEYLQNAASIRTIDDLKHHDLIMHAPRGRPAWTLVNGEKTAKVSREPRCVLNNTMAARNLALSGLGIVQLPKYMAEHHVGDGSLVGVLPGWARVPVPVHAVFASTRFMDPKVRGFVDLCRDRFGRDLESLR
- a CDS encoding NADPH-dependent F420 reductase, which produces MTQTIGIIGSGLVGKAVAHLAVAAGYNVVISNSRGPETLSKLVGELGPRARAGSVEEAIAAGDIVSLAIPLPTFESLPADRFAGKIVLDQTNYYPGMGDFRRADLDNGELTSSELLQQRLSGARLVKGMHNLGWIHMQHNARPKGDAERTTLPIAGDDAGAKEAVTHFIEAIGYDVVDAGSLAESWRIEPNTPIYFWPYAPVVPEDLVEEEAKKVFQQAGKPISPEEARTLIDRTVRPSPIGGTLEGMPPIHVALFLELASADTVQR
- a CDS encoding LysR family transcriptional regulator; translated protein: MTTTVGISEMRVFVAVVTEESFTAAAERLETDKARVSRIVQRIEEKLGARLLNRSTRRLSVTEVGRDYFERASSILAAAEAAEAAVAQQSQEPKGRLKITATPEFGTTRVDSWVAAYLSRWPKVTVEAVYSIRFVDIIHEGIDVAIRLGALQDSDLSARKLGEVTYGLYASPDYLKRAGAPRTVEDLKRHDLIMKTSSGRSSWTLVNGEATEKVSQTPRCALDNIVAARNLTLSGLGIAHLPRYMAEPYVAEGTLARVLPGWASVPMPVHAVFASTRYMDPKVRGFVDLCRDAFRDSSDIGAG
- a CDS encoding NADPH-dependent F420 reductase, which produces MKIGILNAGNVGSRLARAWASAGHELVIAKDGEDRKLAPLLEELGDSARLGTIREAAEFGEAVLFSVYWPRVEAIAGEVGDALDGKVVIETMNPLGVTADFQHFHDLDFMRDSSTAEVLQRRLPKARIVKALNLLAAPVLEAAAWSGSPVKPAVFYASDDAAAGQVTRSLIADAGFRPVNAGPLKGARQLEQVGVLLHHIADHEYGGDADLVRLALTVIEASPGPILRQRLV